The proteins below are encoded in one region of Drosophila santomea strain STO CAGO 1482 chromosome 2R, Prin_Dsan_1.1, whole genome shotgun sequence:
- the LOC120444991 gene encoding PI-PLC X domain-containing protein 2 isoform X2, with translation MTYGINSKSELSPDAETSIRRWHRFFPCFVRRWSKTQSSGTLEQLELGVRYFDLRIAQKDDKFYYCHGLFAMEIFEPLLEIRQFVDSHPEEVVILDLQHFYAMTGAQHQQLHKDLIQLFAHRLYSTVDGSLKDCTLNRCLEMHRSVVIIYRRCPIPLPLRFWPSYAWPTPWPNKTSVKKLQSFLEDSLLSRQPQQGYVSQCLITPTPRYIALRLFFTLKSAAKRVDKKLEPWIQEQIPGPFEPKDEPRVNVFLADFVSLKDGQFCDWVVNLNTKLLEQLAVGRNLEST, from the coding sequence ATGACATATGGCATAAATAGCAAGTCTGAACTATCGCCAGATGCGGAAACTTCCATTAGGCGATGGCATCGCTTCTTTCCCTGTTTCGTCCGCCGTTGGTCCAAGACGCAATCATCTGGGACTCTGGAACAACTGGAGTTGGGAGTGCGGTACTTTGATCTAAGGATAGCCCAGAAGGATGACAAGTTTTACTACTGTCATGGTCTCTTCGCCATGGAGATTTTCGAGCCGCTTTTAGAGATCCGCCAGTTCGTCGATTCCCATCCAGAGGAGGTGGTTATACTAGATCTGCAGCACTTTTACGCCATGACAGGGGCTCAGCACCAGCAGCTGCACAAGGATCTGATCCAGTTATTCGCCCATCGTCTGTACTCCACGGTAGATGGTTCCCTTAAGGATTGTACTTTGAATAGATGTTTGGAAATGCATCGGAGCGTGGTGATCATCTATAGGCGATGTCCCATTCCGCTGCCGCTGAGATTCTGGCCCAGTTATGCGTGGCCCACTCCGTGGCCCAATAAAACGAGTGTCAAGAAGCTGCAATCCTTTCTGGAGGACTCCCTACTCTCGCGACAGCCCCAACAGGGTTATGTCTCCCAGTGCCTTATCACGCCCACACCTCGCTATATCGCCTTACGGCTTTTCTTCACCCTGAAAAGCGCAGCCAAACGGGTGGACAAGAAGCTGGAGCCTTGGATTCAGGAACAGATTCCAGGTCCCTTCGAGCCAAAAGACGAGCCTAGGGTAAATGTCTTTCTGGCCGACTTTGTAAGCCTTAAGGACGGACAGTTCTGCGATTGGGTGGTAAATCTAAACACAAAATTACTGGAACAATTGGCTGTGGGTAGGAATCTGGAGTCCACTTGA
- the LOC120444990 gene encoding pyridine nucleotide-disulfide oxidoreductase domain-containing protein 1 isoform X1 — translation MRLSPRMSRECEFLVIGGGIAGVSCAESLAICRPNASILLLTESSIVKSVTNLVPVARYLHKFDVREQDVSEMGVSFETLVDQLEHISSSEHCIRTKAGVKVKYRYLCLCSGGTPKLFCGQVADPHVIGIRDTDSVLQLQRKLRTAKDIMILGNGGIASELAYELKNINVHWVVKDAHISATFVDPGAAEFFHIAMNELKEQDFSPVTAIKRMRYSEVLPKEETNNHGAALGPDWHRTFDLSGSGKREVKRLPKIYYKSRIHSVQDLDDHAGVIVKLEHEDGSFEQLTCDFIVSATGVLPNTHYTCDSPLEFSSDGGICVDEMMRTNLVDVFAAGDVCTANWPAAMHWFQMRLWTQARQMGSMAGRSMAAASEGECVYQDFCFELFGHVTTLFGYPVVLLGRFNGQGLGRDYEILVRCTRNKEYIKFVLQNGRLRGAMLIGNNDLAETCENLILNGIDLEPYGDDILNPDIDIEDYFD, via the exons ATG CGATTGTCCCCGAGGATGTCGCGGGAGTGCGAGTTCCTGGTGATCGGTGGAGGTATCGCTGGCGTCAGCTGCGCCGAGTCGTTGGCAATTTGCCGACCCAATGCCTCCATTCTCCTGCTCACTGAGTCCAGCATCGTGAAGAGTGTCACCAATTTGGTGCCGGTGGCTCGCTATCTGCACAAGTTCGACGTTCGGGAACAGGATGTCTCCGAAATGGGAGTTAGTTTCGAGACCCTAGTGGATCAACTGGAacacatcagcagcagcgagCACTGCATCCGGACTAAAGCGGGTGTGAAGGTTAAGTATCGCTATCTGTGCCTCTGCTCTGGTGGAACACCCAAGCTCTTCTGCGGTCAAGTAGCAGATCCCCATGTCATTGGCATTCGGGACACGGACTCTGtactgcagctgcagcgaaAATTGAGAACAGCTAAGGATATTATGATCTTGGGCAATGGGGGCATTGCCAGTGAGTTGGCCTACGAACTGAAGAATATAAATGTCCATTGGGTGGTTAAGGATGCCCACATCTCTGCCACATTTGTGGATCCGGGAGCAGCGGAGTTCTTTCACATAGCCATGAACGAATTGAAGGAGCAAGATTTCTCTCCAGTTACAGCTATTAAGCGAATGCGGTACAGTGAAGTGCTGCCCAAGGAGGAGACTAACAACCATGGAGCTGCATTGGGTCCGGACTGGCATCGCACCTTCGATTTGAGTGGATCAGGTAAAAGGGAAGTGAAACGCCTACCGAAGATCTATTACAAATCTCGCATACACAGCGTGCAGGATCTCGACGACCACGCAGGTGTTATAGTTAAGTTGGAGCATGAGGATGGGAGCTTTGAGCAGTTGACCTgtgattttattgtttccgCAACGGGAGTCTTGCCTAATACCCACTACACCTGTGATTCCCCACTTGAATTTTCCTCAGATGGTGGCATATGCGTGGATGAAATGATGCGTACCAATCTGGTTGATGTCTTTGCGGCCGGTGATGTGTGCACGGCCAACTGGCCGGCCGCGATGCACTGGTTCCAGATGCGCCTGTGGACTCAAGCTCGGCAAATGGGTTCCATGGCGGGGAGAAGTATGGCGGCCGCCAGTGAAGGCGAATGCGTGTACCAGGATTTCTGCTTCGAGCTCTTTGGCCACGTAACCACACTTTTCGGATATCCTGTTGTCCTGTTGGGACGCTTTAATGGTCAGGGTTTGGGCAGGGACTACGAAATTCTGGTGCGCTGCACGAGAAACAAAGAATACATCAAGTTTGTGCTTCAGAATGGCAGACTACGGGGAGCCATGTTAATCGGCAACAATGATCTCGCAGAGACTTGCGAGAACCTAATCCTGAACGGCATCGATTTGGAGCCCTATGGCGACGACATTCTGAATCCCGACATTGACATTGAAGACTATTTTGATTAG
- the LOC120444991 gene encoding PI-PLC X domain-containing protein 2 isoform X1, translating into MSKDHWMRDLQSELRDLSIINLAIPGSHNSMTYGINSKSELSPDAETSIRRWHRFFPCFVRRWSKTQSSGTLEQLELGVRYFDLRIAQKDDKFYYCHGLFAMEIFEPLLEIRQFVDSHPEEVVILDLQHFYAMTGAQHQQLHKDLIQLFAHRLYSTVDGSLKDCTLNRCLEMHRSVVIIYRRCPIPLPLRFWPSYAWPTPWPNKTSVKKLQSFLEDSLLSRQPQQGYVSQCLITPTPRYIALRLFFTLKSAAKRVDKKLEPWIQEQIPGPFEPKDEPRVNVFLADFVSLKDGQFCDWVVNLNTKLLEQLAVGRNLEST; encoded by the exons ATGTCCAAGGATCACTGGATGAGGGATCTGCAAAGTGAATTGCGCGACCTGTCCATTATCAATCTGGCTATACCAG GTTCCCACAATTCGATGACATATGGCATAAATAGCAAGTCTGAACTATCGCCAGATGCGGAAACTTCCATTAGGCGATGGCATCGCTTCTTTCCCTGTTTCGTCCGCCGTTGGTCCAAGACGCAATCATCTGGGACTCTGGAACAACTGGAGTTGGGAGTGCGGTACTTTGATCTAAGGATAGCCCAGAAGGATGACAAGTTTTACTACTGTCATGGTCTCTTCGCCATGGAGATTTTCGAGCCGCTTTTAGAGATCCGCCAGTTCGTCGATTCCCATCCAGAGGAGGTGGTTATACTAGATCTGCAGCACTTTTACGCCATGACAGGGGCTCAGCACCAGCAGCTGCACAAGGATCTGATCCAGTTATTCGCCCATCGTCTGTACTCCACGGTAGATGGTTCCCTTAAGGATTGTACTTTGAATAGATGTTTGGAAATGCATCGGAGCGTGGTGATCATCTATAGGCGATGTCCCATTCCGCTGCCGCTGAGATTCTGGCCCAGTTATGCGTGGCCCACTCCGTGGCCCAATAAAACGAGTGTCAAGAAGCTGCAATCCTTTCTGGAGGACTCCCTACTCTCGCGACAGCCCCAACAGGGTTATGTCTCCCAGTGCCTTATCACGCCCACACCTCGCTATATCGCCTTACGGCTTTTCTTCACCCTGAAAAGCGCAGCCAAACGGGTGGACAAGAAGCTGGAGCCTTGGATTCAGGAACAGATTCCAGGTCCCTTCGAGCCAAAAGACGAGCCTAGGGTAAATGTCTTTCTGGCCGACTTTGTAAGCCTTAAGGACGGACAGTTCTGCGATTGGGTGGTAAATCTAAACACAAAATTACTGGAACAATTGGCTGTGGGTAGGAATCTGGAGTCCACTTGA
- the LOC120444994 gene encoding transcription initiation factor TFIID subunit 13: MRFYLRKHNICIQIENFNIYLSTMASISMPEENFEGGDFNFDDDADDDQFVATNSGRKRLFSKELRCMMFGFGDDKNPYTETVDLLEDLVIEYIAETTHRAMEIGRTGRVQVEDIIFLVRKDPRKYARVKDLLTMNEELKKARKAFDEIKYVGTEGKLK, encoded by the exons ATGCGGTTTTATTTGCGTAAACACAACATTTGtatacaaattgaaaattttaatatatatttgagcACTATGGCCTCAATTAGCATGCCAGAGGAGAATTTCGAGGGCGGCGAT TTCAACTTCGATGACGATGCGGACGATGACCAATTTGTGGCTACCAACTCCGGAAGAAAGCGCCTTTTCAGCAAGGAGCTGCGCTGCATGATGTTCGGATTTGGAGACGACAAAAATCCATACACGGAAACCGTAGACTTGCTGGAAGACCTGGTCATCGAGTATATCGCTGAGACCACTCACCGGGCAATGGAAATCGGTCGAACAGGCCGCGTTCAAGTCGAGGACATTATCTTCCTGGTGCGCAAAGATCCTCGAAAGTACGCCAGGGTCAAGGATCTCCTGACCATGAACGAGGAGCTGAAGAAGGCGCGAAAGGCCTTCGATGAGATCAAGTATGTGG GCACTGAGGGCAAGCTTAAATGA
- the LOC120445441 gene encoding uncharacterized protein LOC120445441 — translation MNMNPICQVDINRPECQKWMVQAYSKCRDLFKANILPNWGLDNTPVLYKADVGAMTVVDCHRLKRELAKEVAKENDEVDDLDDLDDLEEVENAFDPERLMGLFLVLSAIVILFVLLSRMKRRRKGLKEVEVPKLEPQEAPPAFALPPKKKRTRAANCKSWMRRSCRPFFLHNESQVRQYQARAEMEVAVHEERTRQKIAMWTKARERDAQKKRDKLQRIIDKASKT, via the coding sequence ATGAATATGAATCCAATTTGCCAAGTCGATATCAACAGGCCAGAGTGTCAGAAATGGATGGTGCAGGCTTACTCCAAATGTCGGGATCTCTTCAAAGCGAATATATTGCCCAATTGGGGTCTAGACAATACCCCTGTTCTTTATAAGGCGGATGTGGGGGCCATGACTGTCGTAGATTGCCATCGGCTCAAGCGGGAATTGGCCAAGGAAGTGGCTAAAGAGAATGACGAGGTTGATGATCTGGATGATCTGGATGATTTAGAGGAGGTGGAGAACGCTTTTGATCCAGAAAGATTGATGGGTCTATTTCTGGTCCTCAGCGCAATCGTTATACTTTTCGTCCTTTTATCTCGAATGAAGCGTCGAAGGAAAGGATTAAAGGAAGTTGAGGTTCCGAAACTGGAACCCCAGGAAGCTCCACCTGCCTTTGCTTtaccccccaaaaaaaagagaactAGAGCCGCCAActgcaaaagctggatgcgCAGGAGCTGTAGACCCTTCTTCCTCCACAACGAATCTCAGGTCAGGCAGTACCAAGCCCGTGCCGAAATGGAGGTGGCTGTCCACGAGGAGCGCACACGGCAGAAGATCGCCATGTGGACAAAGGCCCGGGAGAGGGATGCCCAAAAGAAGAGGGATAAGCTgcaaagaattatagacaagGCTTCCAAAACTTAA
- the LOC120446411 gene encoding plasmanylethanolamine desaturase: MTAKSDMDILANSMYEDDPNGNLAPAATKDQESVKPEELKVTTSGTKTTSPNSTTITSTSPRWGPQNKGAQELALLYSPGKRAQEIICVYTCIGLMIINLALIVRHLKLERISVAFLSALCGIITADFASGLVHWAADTWGSVDIPMIGKNFLRPFREHHLDPTSITRHDFIETNGDNFMVGIPILGYLAQYFYFRTPSEIQQHFGWIAYVFLCSIFVAMTNQIHKWSHTYWGLPRWVLLLQSCHIILPRKHHRIHHVAPHETYFCITTGWLNWPLERIRFWSTMELIIEHFTGLKPRDDDLKWAKKLT; encoded by the exons ATGACGGCCAAGAGCGATATGGATATTCTGGCCAACTCCATGTACGAGGACGACCCCAATGGCAACCTAGCACCCGCCGCCACTAAGGATCAGGAATCGGTTAAGCCGGAGGAGCTGAAGGTCACCACCTCTGGCACCAAAACAACATCCCCCAACTCAACGACCATAACATCGACTTCTCCGCGATGGGGTCCGCAGAATAAGGGCGCCCAGGAACTGGCCTTATTGTACAGTCCAG GAAAACGTGCCCAGGAAATCATTTGCGTATACACCTGCATTGGCCTTATGATCATTAACCTGGCCTTGATCGTTAGGCACCTGAAATTGGAGCGGATAAGTGTGGCTTTTCTGTCTGCCCTGTGCGGCATTATAACGGCTGACTTTGCCTCCGGCTTGGTTCACTGGGCGGCAGACACGTGGGGATCGGTGGACATACCCATGATTGGAAAG AACTTCCTTCGACCCTTTCGCGAGCATCACCTGGATCCCACATCTATAACGCGACACGATTTCATTGAGACAAATGGCGACAACTTTATGGTTGGCATACCAATTCTGGGGTACTTGGCTCAGTATTTTTACTTCAGGACGCCCAGCGAGATCCAGCAACACTTCGGCTGGATAGCCTATGTGTTCCTCTGCTCCATATTCGTGGCCATGACCAATCAG ATACACAAATGGTCGCATACATATTGGGGATTGCCGAGGTGGGTGCTGTTACTCCAGAGCTGTCACATAATCCTGCCACGCAAGCATCATCGCATACATCACGTTGCGCCCCATGAGACCTACTTTTGCATCACCACCGGATGGCTTAACTGGCCACTGGAACGCATCAG ATTCTGGTCAACAATGGAGCTTATCATCGAGCATTTTACGGGGCTCAAGCCCCGCGATGACGACCTGAAGTGGGCCAAGAAACTCACATAG
- the LOC120444989 gene encoding protein nessun dorma, producing the protein MEVFTFEKSYLERLKEAEAVLSWEGAVMPASQVRSEWKSYVELKIEPAGWQAIWKIPRVICEDLKLRYPTIVYGYVEQVIFDELKAVFVVTAVQDNDVHLPESNEVSLVELWPTVQQENTALNVDTTAECIDRLRFFYTHVWMPWDKDYDDDRDWVQQHLQARIQLVCDLSKNRLPRPLALHMRTLLTEAKYIQQRLDYLELDLSDAESDDEAVELSDNAAEPIKRQSKAGSANGSLNVSSLPVTDLMCLHLRMAIIRSEFEILENPEMRRAYSELQSNSLKRLRCSSGKSTQSEDLLVERNPISHVVTLPGKLQDQLELLKLAQTLIKTDSHVQLSNTLQDVLSVCQSNDDILLSPGEHTIKFLEHLNDNGSLRGLSNPKAILTPSTDFSLLPVVCSSDEDSTLLVIDGDYTLSELVLDCRHVRRGILLRNGTLTMRGCRMLGDGSSSTQEGIVCMPGASAELKSCLIENFAVGVSMRPKSSAELGNVQFITCKTGLELLEKTTSVNLQGSKCSFENCALGILADGFALGEQKTEKALVLNKFSELQRFNEDNLLGNCSFYNCKKNVRVYHESGQLLAQRSHQQLLEDELGGENKENIQMV; encoded by the exons ATGGAAGTGTTTACCTTTGAAAAATCGTATTTGGAGCGTCTAAAAGAAGCGGAGGCGGTACTTTCATGGGAAGGAGCCGTCATGCCTGCATCCCAGGTTCGATCCGAGTGGAAATCCTACGTTGAATTAAAAATTGAGCCTGCAG GATGGCAGGCGATTTGGAAAATACCGCGAGTTATTTGCGAGGATCTGAAACTGCGCTATCCTACCATTGTTTACGGTTACGTGGAGCAGGTGATCTTCGACGAGCTGAAGGCGGTATTTGTTGTAACCGCCGTGCAGGATAACGACGTCCACCTTCCGGAGAGTAATGAAGTGTCTCTGGTGGAGCTGTGGCCCACTGTGCAGCAGGAGAACACCGCTCTGAATGTGGATACCACCGCAGAATGCATCGATCGGTTGCGCTTTTTCTATACGCATGTGTGGATGCCTTGGGACAAGGACTACGACGATGATCGGGATTGGGTGCAACAGCATCTGCAGGCTCGTATCCAACTAGTCTGCGATCTCAGCAAGAACAGATTGCCTCGCCCACTGGCATTGCACATGCGCACCCTGCTCACCGAAGCTAAATACATTCAGCAGCGTTTGGACTACTTAGAATTGGATCTCAGCGATGCCGAGAGCGACGACGAGGCTGTAGAACTCAGTGACAACGCAGCAGAGCCCATTAAACGACAATCTAAGGCGGGCAGTGCCAATGGCAGTCTTAATGTCTCCAGTCTGCCGGTAACGGATCTGATGTGCCTGCACCTGCGTATGGCAATCATAAGGAGCGAGTTCGAGATTCTTGAAAATCCTGAAATGAGGCGAGCCTACAGTGAGCTGCAGTCAAACAGCCTAAAGCGGCTTCGCTGCTCATCCGGGAAATCCACACAATCGGAGGATCTGTTGGTAGAGCGGAATCCCATAAGCCATGTGGTGACATTACCGGGAAAACTGCAGGATCAGCTTGAACTGCTGAAGCTGGCCCAGACACTTATCAAGACGGATTCGCATGTGCAACTGTCCAATACGCTGCAGGATGTCCTGAGCGTCTGCCAGAGCAACGATGATATTCTGCTTTCGCCTGGCGAGCACACAATCAAATTCTTGGAACACCTCAACGATAATGGCAGCCTGAGGGGGCTCTCTAATCCGAAAGCCATACTAACTCCTTCTACAGATTTTTCCCTGCTACCTGTGGTTTGCTCAAGTGATGAGGATAGCACCCTGTTGGTCATCGATGGAGACTATACCTTGTCCGAATTGGTATTGGATTGCCGCCATGTTCGGAGAGGAATCCTGCTGCGCAACGGCACTTTGACCATGCGAGGGTGTCGCATGCTGGGCGATGGGAGCTCCAGCACCCAGGAGGGTATCGTCTGTATGCCAGGTGCCAGCGCGGAACTCAAAAGTTGCCTGATTGAAAACTTTGCTGTGGGTGTATCGATGCGACCGAAATCTAGCGCCGAGTTGGGAAACGTCCAGTTTATAACCTGCAAGACTGGACTAGAGTTGCTGGAGAAAACCACTTCGGTTAATCTGCAGGGTAGCAAGTGCAGTTTTGAAAACTGTGCTTTAGGAATACTGGCAGATGGTTTTGCATTGGGAGAgcaaaaaacggaaaaagCACTGgttttaaacaaattcagCGAACTTCAGcg GTTCAACGAGGATAACTTGCTAGGTAATTGCAGCTTTTACAATTGCAAGAAAAATGTTCGAGTTTACCACGAATCCGGTCAGCTGCTGGCTCAGCGATCGCATCAACAGCTCCTTGAGGACGAACTCGGTGGGGAGAACAAGGAGAACATTCAGATGGTCTAG
- the LOC120445118 gene encoding 28S ribosomal protein S18b, mitochondrial: MLPIAHGIYRGLVNITRNSRGAFHTASAFRCKAETSTEENDAAAPEGEGEDTTSSSAPDAKDRSKAIPVETSIRYLKSAAYKQTYGEDFVWTQYRRNHKGMYAPRKTRKTCIRQNRISTGNPCPICRDEYLVLDYRNTELLEQFISPHSGDVLSYSKTGLCQKSHLRLMVAVQQARDSGYLTYDVPFREYDYNEYYGKEQKQKA; the protein is encoded by the exons ATGTTGCCAATAGCACATGGAATTTACAGAGGCCTGGTCAACATTACTCGGAATAGCCGGGGAGCTTTTCACACGGCCAGCGCCTTTCGATGCAAGGCGGAGACTTCGACTGAAGAAAATGATGCGGCTGCCCCTGAGGGCGAAGGAGAGGATACCACCAGTAGTTCCGCACCGGACGCAAAGGATCGCAGCAAGGCTATCCCCGTAGAGACCTCGATTCGATACTTAAAGAGCGCCGCTTACAAGCAAACCTACGGCGAGGACTTTGTGTGGACGCAGTATCG GCGCAACCACAAGGGCATGTATGCGCCGCGGAAAACACGAAAGACGTGCATTCGTCAGAACCGTATCTCAACCGGAAATCCTTGTCCCATTTGCCGTGATGAGTACTTGGTACTGGACTACCGCAACACGGAGCTCCTGGAGCAGTTCATATCCCCCCACAGCGGAGACGTTCTCAGCTACTCAAAGACAGGCCTGTGTCAAAAGAGTCATTTGCGACTAATGGTGGCCGTTCAGCAAGCCCGGGACTCCGGATACCTTACATATGATGTGCCCTTCAGGGAATATGATTACAACGAGTACTACGGTaaggagcagaagcagaaagCTTAA
- the LOC120444990 gene encoding pyridine nucleotide-disulfide oxidoreductase domain-containing protein 1 isoform X2 yields MRLSPRMSRECEFLVIGGGIAGVSCAESLAICRPNASILLLTESSIVKSVTNLVPVARYLHKFDVREQDVSEMGVSFETLVDQLEHISSSEHCIRTKAGVKVKYRYLCLCSGGTPKLFCGQVADPHVIGIRDTDSVLQLQRKLRTAKDIMILGNGGIASELAYELKNINVHWVVKDAHISATFVDPGAAEFFHIAMNELKEQDFSPVTAIKRMRYSEVLPKEETNNHGAALGPDWHRTFDLSGSACRISTTTQVL; encoded by the exons ATG CGATTGTCCCCGAGGATGTCGCGGGAGTGCGAGTTCCTGGTGATCGGTGGAGGTATCGCTGGCGTCAGCTGCGCCGAGTCGTTGGCAATTTGCCGACCCAATGCCTCCATTCTCCTGCTCACTGAGTCCAGCATCGTGAAGAGTGTCACCAATTTGGTGCCGGTGGCTCGCTATCTGCACAAGTTCGACGTTCGGGAACAGGATGTCTCCGAAATGGGAGTTAGTTTCGAGACCCTAGTGGATCAACTGGAacacatcagcagcagcgagCACTGCATCCGGACTAAAGCGGGTGTGAAGGTTAAGTATCGCTATCTGTGCCTCTGCTCTGGTGGAACACCCAAGCTCTTCTGCGGTCAAGTAGCAGATCCCCATGTCATTGGCATTCGGGACACGGACTCTGtactgcagctgcagcgaaAATTGAGAACAGCTAAGGATATTATGATCTTGGGCAATGGGGGCATTGCCAGTGAGTTGGCCTACGAACTGAAGAATATAAATGTCCATTGGGTGGTTAAGGATGCCCACATCTCTGCCACATTTGTGGATCCGGGAGCAGCGGAGTTCTTTCACATAGCCATGAACGAATTGAAGGAGCAAGATTTCTCTCCAGTTACAGCTATTAAGCGAATGCGGTACAGTGAAGTGCTGCCCAAGGAGGAGACTAACAACCATGGAGCTGCATTGGGTCCGGACTGGCATCGCACCTTCGATTTGAGTGGATCAG CGTGCAGGATCTCGACGACCACGCAGGTGTTATAG